The following proteins come from a genomic window of Phacochoerus africanus isolate WHEZ1 chromosome 9, ROS_Pafr_v1, whole genome shotgun sequence:
- the TSPO2 gene encoding translocator protein 2, translating into MQPQGVAFVALPLLGPTLVWLLTHRWMSGWCDNLRKPPWYPSHRALLLVWTAFYSLTGYASYLVWKELGGGLGWPLALPLGLYAVQLAVSWTVLILFFAAHSAGLALLHLLLLFGLVVSMALIWHPINKLAALLLLPYLAWLTVTTSITYRLWRDSLCPGHQPRLMGEKND; encoded by the exons ATGCAGCCTCAAGGGGTTGCCTTCGTGGCCCTGCCGCTCCTGGGACCCACCCTGGTCTGGCTGCTCACCCATCGGTGGATGTCTGGTTGGTGTGACAACCTGAGGAAGCCGCCCTGGTACCCATCCCATAGAGCCCTGCTGCTGGTGTGGACGGCTTTCTACTCTCTCACAGG CTATGCCTCCTACCTGGTGTggaaggagctgggagggggcctggggtggcccctggccctgccccttggCCTCTATGCTGTGCAGCTTGCCGTCAGCTGGACCGTCCTGATCCTCTTTTTCGCGGCCCACAGCGCAGGTCTG gcccTGCTGCACCTGCTGCTGCTCTTCGGACTGGTGGTGAGCATGGCACTGATCTGGCACCCCATCAACAAGCTGGCTGCCCTGCTCCTGCTGCCCTACCTGGCCTGGCTCACCGTGACCACTTCCATCACCTACCGCCTGTGGAGGGACAGCCTTTGTCCAGGGCACCAGCCTCGGCTCATGGGGGAGAAGAACGACTGA